A section of the Lineus longissimus chromosome 1, tnLinLong1.2, whole genome shotgun sequence genome encodes:
- the LOC135491980 gene encoding uncharacterized protein LOC135491980 isoform X2 codes for MADFASRRAARRKRILENSDDRMKKLLGTYGHTEQPDADPPPWKEPAKENTPSSDTPSNDAAPSNDASAFSLLPESDQAAATNGNHDGSGETNSSGLRLRINQNSDLTETRQTENKHYHRVENSETTAPETEQQILRTGKYSSRPTDVDKTDEAAEIAHQIGILRLRVILFFIAAVIVRLVLVSGLGVLYTQSTVLPFILVEASFLMYLSSSPEGILNSCGQPGGSLLTSALMLSGIRPQVITSYTNISTTFSMCFEDFAVYFFSFVMTHWLIRCFE; via the exons ATGGCGGATTTTGCAAGTCGAAGAGCTGCTCGGCGCAAAAGAATATTGGAAAATTCTGATGATCGAATGAAAAAATTGCTTGGAACATATG GTCACACGGAACAACCAGATGCCGATCCACCACCTTGGAAAGAACCAGCTAAAGAAAATACTCCATCATCAGACACACCATCAAATGATGCCGCACCATCAAATGATGCCAGTGCATTTTCATTGCTTCCTGAATCTGATCAAGCCGCAGCAACAAACGGCAATCATGATGGTTCTGGTGAGACAAACAGCAGTGGGCTGAGATTACGAATCAATCAGAATTCTGATTTGACGGAAACCAGACAGACTGAAAACAAACATTATCACAGGGTCGAAAACAGTGAGACAACTGCACCAGAGACAGAGCAACAGATTTTACGCACAGGGAAATATTCAAGTAGACCAACTGACGTAGACAAAACAGATGAAGCTGCAGAGATTGCTCATCAAATAGGCATTCTCAGATTGCGGGTTATATTGTTTTTCATTGCGGCTGTGATTGTGAGGCTGGTGCTTGTATCTGGACTTGGTGTACTTTACACACAG TCCACAGTGTTGCCATTTATCCTGGTGGAAGCTTCTTTTCTGATGTACCTATCTTCATCTCCAGAG GGAATATTAAATTCATGTGGCCAACCTGGAGGCAGCTTACTGACATCAGCGCTGATGTTGTCTGGGATACGACCACAAGTGATCACGTCCTATACAAACATTTCTACAACATTCTCAATGTGTTTTGAAGACTTTGCagtatatttcttttcatttgtcaTGACACACTGGCTGATACGgtgttttgaatga
- the LOC135489319 gene encoding tRNA-dihydrouridine(16/17) synthase [NAD(P)(+)]-like, whose amino-acid sequence MSEANKLKGYDFWRETLRCAKYVVAPMVDQSELAWRLLSRRHKAELCYTPMFHAALFCRDPHYSKEMMTTCEEDRPLIVQFCANEPEALLKAAKMVESQCDAVDLNLGCPQIIAKKGHYGAFLQDEWQLIHDMVSLCHKELAVPITCKIRMFPDVEKTVKYAKMLEAAGCQLLTIHGRTKEQKGRFTGLADWKQIKAVKEAVKIPVFANGNIQYLNDVHQCLEETGVDGVMTAEGNLQNPALFEGVQPPCWQIAEEYLTLVKEYPSPLSYYRGHLFKLLIHFFHRHTDIREQLNQAKNVDQCLKVIEIIKQKTLELEEEFKNSRLVCDDDLPHPYWICQPYVRPSPEELERRQAESQKRQREDDSKPKEEVYVNGVKLSRNQIKRLKKNPYLKIGQPKREYEICAVEVCHNPSGKNCQHGLCRACCKKTTAESSIVCLGHKKSRRELDKINRRSVNSEENDQKCDITEQRKTLTNDEVTMNVNQVTTNSELITDDCR is encoded by the exons ATGTCTGAAGCCAACAAGTTGAAAGGTTACGACTTTTGGAGGGAAACGCTTCGTTGTGCTAAGTATGTTGTCGCCCCGATGGTGGATCAGAGTGAGTTAGCCTGGCGGTTGTTGAGTCGTCGTCACAAAGCAGAGCTGTGTTACACACCGATGTTTCATGCTGCATTATTTTGTCGGGATCCACACTATTCAAAAGAGATGATGACAACCTGTGAAGAAGACCGTCCCCTCATTGTGCAG TTTTGTGCCAATGAACCAGAGGCGTTGCTTAAGGCTGCCAAAATGGTCGAGTCACAATGTGATGCAGTGGATTTGAACCTTGGTTGTCCGCAGATTATTGCAAAGAAAGGTCACTATGGTGCTTTTCTTCAGGATGAGTGGCAGTTGATTCATGACATGG TTAGCCTATGCCACAAAGAACTTGCTGTTCCCATCACTTGTAAAATCAGAATGTTCCCAGATGTAGaaaaaacagtgaaatatgCGAAGATGCTGGAAGCTGCAGGTTGCCAG CTTCTGACCATCCATGGCCGTACAAAGGAACAGAAGGGTCGATTTACTGGTTTGGCTGATTGGAAACAGATTAAAGCTGTCAA ggaAGCAGTAAAGATCCCTGTGTTTGCAAATGGCAACATACAGTATTTGAATGATGTGCATCAATGTTTGGAAGAAACTGGTGTCGATGGTGTAATGACTGCTG AGGGGAATCTCCAgaaccctgcattgtttgaagGTGTGCAGCCACCTTGCTGGCAAATAGCTGAAGAGTACCTGACATTAGTGAAGGAGTACCCAAGTCCATTGAGCTACTACAGAGGTCACCTTTTCAAACTGCTCATACATTT CTTTCATCGCCACACGGATATCCGAGAACAACTCAACCAAGCCAAGAATGTAGACCAATGTTTGAAGGTCATAGAGATCATCAAACAGAAAACACTG GAATTGGAGGAAGAGTTTAAGAATAGTCGATTGGTCTGTGATGACGATTTGCCCCATCCATATTGGATATGTCAACCATATGTGAGGCCAAG CCCTGAAGAGTTGGAAAGACGTCAAGCTGAAAGTCAAAAGCGCCAACGCGAGGACGATTCAAAACCTAAAGAAGAAGTTTATGTAAACGGTGTCAAACTTTCTCGGAATCAAATCAAACGTCTGAAAAAGAATCCGTATTTGAAGATTGGTCAGCCGAAACGAGAATATGAGATTTGTGCTGTTGAGGTCTGCCACAATCCCTCT GGTAAAAATTGTCAACATGGATTGTGTAGAGCTTGCTGCAAGAAGACGACAGCGGAAAGTAGTATAGTGTGTTTGG GTCACAAAAAGTCCAGACGTGAGCTTGACAAAATCAATCGACGTTCTGTAAATTCAGAGGAAAATgatcaaaaatgtgatatcacTGAGCAGAGGAAGACCCTAACTAACGATGAAGTAACAATGAATGTCAATCAAGTAACAACTAATTCAGAACTGATCACGGACGATTGCAGATAA
- the LOC135492137 gene encoding solute carrier family 25 member 16-like: MAEANLQSTKNPYLHIAKTFLAGGVAGCCAKTAIAPLDRVKILLQAHKVHYNNLGVMSTLTQVVKIEGFLGLYKGNGAQMVRIFPYSAVQFVAYEQYRKVLRHTLGFQSTASKLAEGSLAGMTAVITTYPLDVVRARLAFQSLGEIQYRGIVHTLNRILTKEGGLKGMYRGITPTLLGMIPYAGISFYVFEVLKKFCLKSFPNVTGTPYADGLTLTMPAKLFCGALAGAMAQTVSYPLDVARRNMQLSTLLPNAEKYSSCYQTLRTIYMEHGIYKGLYRGLTVNYMRVPPMVAVSFTVYETMRQLLHMDVSVDR, encoded by the exons ATGGCTGAAGCCAACCTGCAATCTACTAAAAACCCGTATTTACACATAGCTAAAACGTTTCTTGCTGGTG GCGTTGCAGGATGTTGTGCCAAGACAGCAATTGCCCCTCTAGATCGTGTGAAAATCCTGCTGCAGGCTCACAAAGTTCATTACAACAACCTAG GTGTCATGTCCACATTGACCCAGGTGGTGAAAATTGAAGGCTTCCTTGGTCTTTATAAAGGAAATGGAGCACAGATGGTGCGAATCTTCCCCTACTCTGCTGTGCAGTTTGTAGCTTATGAACAATATAGAAAG GTGCTAAGACATACTTTAGGATTCCAGTCAACTGCCAGCAAGTTAGCTGAAGGATCTCTAGCAG GCATGACAGCTGTGATAACCACATACCCTCTGGATGTTGTCAGGGCAAGACTAGCCTTCCAGAGCCTAGGTGAAATACAATACAGAGGAATCGTCCATACATTGAATAGAATATTAACCAAGGAGGGTGGGTTAAAGGGAATGTACCGCGGTATCACGCCAACATTGCTCGGGATGATTCCGTATGCAG GTATTTCATTTTATGTGTTTGAAGTATTGAAGAAATTTTGTCTGAAAAGCTTCCCAAATGTAACTGGTACACCATATGCTGATGGTTTGACACTGACGATGCCTGCCAAGCTGTTTTGTGGAGCCCTGGCTGGGGCTATGGCTCAAACTGTTTC ATATCCTCTTGACGTGGCAAGGAGAAACATGCAACTTTCAACGTTACTTCCAAATGCCGAAAAATACTC GAGCTGTTATCAAACCTTAAGGACAATCTACATGGAACATGGGATCTATAAAGGTTTATATAGAGGACTGACAGTCAACTATATGCGAGTACCACCAATGGTGGCTGTGTCTTTCACAGTATACGAAACAATGCGTCAGTTGTTACACATGGACGTCAGTGTGGATCGGTGA
- the LOC135491980 gene encoding guided entry of tail-anchored proteins factor CAMLG-like isoform X1 has protein sequence MADFASRRAARRKRILENSDDRMKKLLGTYGKEKQDEGHTEQPDADPPPWKEPAKENTPSSDTPSNDAAPSNDASAFSLLPESDQAAATNGNHDGSGETNSSGLRLRINQNSDLTETRQTENKHYHRVENSETTAPETEQQILRTGKYSSRPTDVDKTDEAAEIAHQIGILRLRVILFFIAAVIVRLVLVSGLGVLYTQSTVLPFILVEASFLMYLSSSPEGILNSCGQPGGSLLTSALMLSGIRPQVITSYTNISTTFSMCFEDFAVYFFSFVMTHWLIRCFE, from the exons ATGGCGGATTTTGCAAGTCGAAGAGCTGCTCGGCGCAAAAGAATATTGGAAAATTCTGATGATCGAATGAAAAAATTGCTTGGAACATATGGTAAAGAAAAGCAAGATGAAG GTCACACGGAACAACCAGATGCCGATCCACCACCTTGGAAAGAACCAGCTAAAGAAAATACTCCATCATCAGACACACCATCAAATGATGCCGCACCATCAAATGATGCCAGTGCATTTTCATTGCTTCCTGAATCTGATCAAGCCGCAGCAACAAACGGCAATCATGATGGTTCTGGTGAGACAAACAGCAGTGGGCTGAGATTACGAATCAATCAGAATTCTGATTTGACGGAAACCAGACAGACTGAAAACAAACATTATCACAGGGTCGAAAACAGTGAGACAACTGCACCAGAGACAGAGCAACAGATTTTACGCACAGGGAAATATTCAAGTAGACCAACTGACGTAGACAAAACAGATGAAGCTGCAGAGATTGCTCATCAAATAGGCATTCTCAGATTGCGGGTTATATTGTTTTTCATTGCGGCTGTGATTGTGAGGCTGGTGCTTGTATCTGGACTTGGTGTACTTTACACACAG TCCACAGTGTTGCCATTTATCCTGGTGGAAGCTTCTTTTCTGATGTACCTATCTTCATCTCCAGAG GGAATATTAAATTCATGTGGCCAACCTGGAGGCAGCTTACTGACATCAGCGCTGATGTTGTCTGGGATACGACCACAAGTGATCACGTCCTATACAAACATTTCTACAACATTCTCAATGTGTTTTGAAGACTTTGCagtatatttcttttcatttgtcaTGACACACTGGCTGATACGgtgttttgaatga
- the LOC135489334 gene encoding glutamate formimidoyltransferase-like isoform X1, with protein MGSLSSFHNIIVDPADDVTMAKRLVACLLNISEARNRHLVEEVAMAAIASNKTNQNSSSNDPNLPIKSSVLNIFSDYDYNRSVITIAASVENIAASVHDACVKAYSLIDLSRHDGGHPRLGAVDLVPLHPISADVTLEECGQVAKDLASKLARDVPGSAFFLFGHADVPECRGLVRRRKDVKWFDGKYDMDYSRLKQDVGPIPGPRYGMTGVGSIPYVMNCNVTIASNDLDFGKAIAQAIRATTEGGLPGVQSMAFHHEGNIEIACNVESIYRDDRDNFDVSDLVCSFGKFHHVPSHVLQRRVQTMAGARGIDVVGSSTIIGFTPEVANRVAMEALANGIQEFWRTRKERMM; from the exons ATGGGGTCACTGAGTTCATTTCACAACATT ATTGTGGATCCAGCTGATGATGTGACAATGGCCAAGCGACTGGTGGCGTGTCTGCTGAACATCTCTGAAGCTCGGAATCGCCATCTAGTGGAGGAGGTGGCAATGGCAGCTATCGCATCGAACAAAACAAATCAGAACT CCAGTAGCAACGACCCTAATCTACCAATCAAGTCATCAGTCCTCAACATATTCTCAGACTACGACTACAATAGATCAGTCATCACAATTGCAGCTTCAGTAGAAAACATTG CTGCCAGCGTCCATGATGCATGTGTCAAAGCGTACAGTCTTATTGACTTGAGTCGTCATGATGGAGGTCATCCAAGGCTGGGAGCTGTGGACTTGGTTCCACTACACCCCATATCGGCTGATGTCACTTTGGAGGAATGTGGTCAAGTGGCTAAAG ATCTTGCATCGAAACTGGCAAGGGATGTCCCTGGGAGTGCCTTCTTTCTCTTTGGTCATGCTGATGTACCAGAATGTCGTGGTCTGGTCAGACGGAGGAAGGACGTCAAGTGGTTTGATGGCAAGTACGACATGGACTACAGTCGGCTGAAACAAGATGTTGGTCCAATCCCTGGACCAAGATATGGCATGACAG GAGTTGGCAGCATTCCCTACGTTATGAACTGCAATGTCACCATTGCATCAAACGACCTGGACTTCGGCAAAGCAATTGCTCAAGCCATACGGGCAACGACCGAGGGTGGTTTACCAGGAGTCCAGTCAATGGCATTTCATCATGAAGGAAACATAGAAATAGCTTGTAACGTGGAGAGTATTTACAGAGACGACAGGGACAATTTTGACGTTAGTGACTTGGTATGCTCCTTTGGGAAGTTTCATCATGTGCCTTCTCATGTGTTACAAAGGAGAGTGCAGACAATGGCAGGTGCTCGGGGCATAGATGTGGTGGGTTCATCCACCATTATCGGATTTACACCCGAAGTGGCTAATCGGGTGGCGATGGAGGCATTGGCAAATGGGATCCAGGAGTTCTGGAGGACCAGGAAAGAGAGAATGATGTAG
- the LOC135492071 gene encoding transcription factor A, mitochondrial-like — translation MAARVVLAVLNLNKIASGRVLGCCHNKVPVCTSYYNNLQHWRQFGDDSPSSSDSDVVLPKRPSTSFNRFYMEKLIEIREKHPDVKTVTGLSKIAGGMWKSLSEEDKKVYKDAYLKEKEEFDAKMTPKVKQLMKEKALEKKVEKSKKKTKKESKSLGRPRPPPSGYSLFVKEKSSDVTHSLSAQQELMKDLAQLWKAMVEAEKKPYRDRAAIERAQYQKDLKDWEKKMYKSGRLEFIRKATINELTMPKVTKPKKRD, via the exons atggctgcacgtGTAGTTTTGGCGGTCCTAAACCTTAATAAAATCGCTTCTGGGCGAGTGTTAGGCTGTTGTCATAACAAAGTTCCGGTTTGCACAAGCTACTATAA TAACCTCCAACATTGGAGACAGTTTGGAGATGACTCACCCTCATCAAGCGATTCAGATGTGGTGCTCCCGAAGCGACCTAGCACTTCCTTCAACAGATTTTACATGGAAAAGTTAATAGAGATCAGAGAGAAACATCCTG ATGTCAAGACGGTGACAGGCCTGTCCAAAATTGCGGGTGGCATGTGGAAGTCTCTCAGTGAAGAGGATAAGAAA GTTTATAAAGATGCTTATCTGAAGGAAAAGGAAGAATTTGATGCCAAGATGACTCCAAAAGTTAAGCAACTGATGAAGGAAAAAGCTTTGGAGAAAAAAGTGGAGAAAAGCAAGAAAAAGACGAAAAAG gagAGTAAGTCCCTCGGCAGACCAAGGCCTCCTCCCAGTGGTTATAGTTTATTTGTGAAGGAGAAGAGTTCTGATGTTACTCATTCCCTGAGTGCTCAGCAG GAACTTATGAAGGATCTTGCTCAATTATGGAAAGCTATGGTGGAGGCTGAAAAAAAG CCGTATCGAGACAGGGCAGCTATCGAACGAGCACAATATCAAAAGGATCTGAAGGATTGGGAGAAGAAAATGTACAAGAGTGGGAGGCTGGAATTCATCAGGAAAGCAACTATAAATGAACTCACCATGCCGAAAGTGACAAAACCTAAGAAAAGAGATTGA
- the LOC135489334 gene encoding glutamate formimidoyltransferase-like isoform X2 encodes MAKRLVACLLNISEARNRHLVEEVAMAAIASNKTNQNSSSNDPNLPIKSSVLNIFSDYDYNRSVITIAASVENIAASVHDACVKAYSLIDLSRHDGGHPRLGAVDLVPLHPISADVTLEECGQVAKDLASKLARDVPGSAFFLFGHADVPECRGLVRRRKDVKWFDGKYDMDYSRLKQDVGPIPGPRYGMTGVGSIPYVMNCNVTIASNDLDFGKAIAQAIRATTEGGLPGVQSMAFHHEGNIEIACNVESIYRDDRDNFDVSDLVCSFGKFHHVPSHVLQRRVQTMAGARGIDVVGSSTIIGFTPEVANRVAMEALANGIQEFWRTRKERMM; translated from the exons ATGGCCAAGCGACTGGTGGCGTGTCTGCTGAACATCTCTGAAGCTCGGAATCGCCATCTAGTGGAGGAGGTGGCAATGGCAGCTATCGCATCGAACAAAACAAATCAGAACT CCAGTAGCAACGACCCTAATCTACCAATCAAGTCATCAGTCCTCAACATATTCTCAGACTACGACTACAATAGATCAGTCATCACAATTGCAGCTTCAGTAGAAAACATTG CTGCCAGCGTCCATGATGCATGTGTCAAAGCGTACAGTCTTATTGACTTGAGTCGTCATGATGGAGGTCATCCAAGGCTGGGAGCTGTGGACTTGGTTCCACTACACCCCATATCGGCTGATGTCACTTTGGAGGAATGTGGTCAAGTGGCTAAAG ATCTTGCATCGAAACTGGCAAGGGATGTCCCTGGGAGTGCCTTCTTTCTCTTTGGTCATGCTGATGTACCAGAATGTCGTGGTCTGGTCAGACGGAGGAAGGACGTCAAGTGGTTTGATGGCAAGTACGACATGGACTACAGTCGGCTGAAACAAGATGTTGGTCCAATCCCTGGACCAAGATATGGCATGACAG GAGTTGGCAGCATTCCCTACGTTATGAACTGCAATGTCACCATTGCATCAAACGACCTGGACTTCGGCAAAGCAATTGCTCAAGCCATACGGGCAACGACCGAGGGTGGTTTACCAGGAGTCCAGTCAATGGCATTTCATCATGAAGGAAACATAGAAATAGCTTGTAACGTGGAGAGTATTTACAGAGACGACAGGGACAATTTTGACGTTAGTGACTTGGTATGCTCCTTTGGGAAGTTTCATCATGTGCCTTCTCATGTGTTACAAAGGAGAGTGCAGACAATGGCAGGTGCTCGGGGCATAGATGTGGTGGGTTCATCCACCATTATCGGATTTACACCCGAAGTGGCTAATCGGGTGGCGATGGAGGCATTGGCAAATGGGATCCAGGAGTTCTGGAGGACCAGGAAAGAGAGAATGATGTAG